The segment GTGTTAAAAAGCTATGCGAATATAAAGATTCTTTCTTTTTGCAATTTGCAACGCATAATGCACTTACTGTATCCATTGTAAAGCATTTATGTAAGCAACATCATGTGGAGCATTATGAATATCAATGCTTACATGGTATGGGCGATCCTCTGTATGATCAAATTGTAAGTCAAAAACCTTGTAGAGTTTATGCCCCTGTCGGTAGTCATGAAGATTTACTGGCCTATTTGGTCCGTCGATTATTAGAAAATGGTGCTAACTCTTCTTTTGTAAACCGTATTGCAAATGATGAGTTGCCTTTAGAATCGATTATTCAAAGCCCAATGGAAAAGCTGAAGAGCTATAGCAGCAAGCGACATCCGAATATTCCTTTACCTAAAAATTTATTTGGTGAGCAGCGTTTAAATTCAAAGGGCTTGGATTTAGCGCAACCGAAAGCGTTTTATCCTGTTTTAAAAGAAATTGAATTGCTTGCCAACAAGATGCATTTTGCACAGCCTACTTTTTTAGAATCAAAAAATCCAAGCGCTGTTAAATGCTATTCTCCTATAGATGCACGGCATTGTTTAGGAGAGATTGTGCAAGCAACACCTGAGAGTATTGGCTTGGCTGTAGATAAGGCAGATGAAGCATATCAAAAGTGGCGCTTTAGTGATGCCGCTACACGCAGTCATTTACTCAATCAAACAGCTGATTTGTTGGAAAATAATAGAACTGAATTATTAGCACTCTTAATGTATGAAGGCGGAAAAATTTTAGATGATGCTGTAAGTGAGTTAAGAGAAGCGGTTGATTTTTGTCGTTATTATGCACAAGAGGCACTTAAACATCACCAGGCTACCACTTTAAGAGGTCCTACAGGCGAGTTAAATCAACTCAGCTTGCATGGGCGTGGCATTATTGCTTGTATCAGTCCATGGAATTTTCCTTTAGCAATCTTTATAGGGCAGGTAACAGCTGCACTTGCCAGCGGAAATTGCGTAATTGCAAAACCTGCTGCTCAGACAACATTAATCGCACAGCGTGCAATTGATTTTCTGCACCAGGCAGGATTTGCGAAGGCTGTTGTTCAATTGTTGCCAACATCAGGACATCTGGTGAGCGAGCATTTATTAAAAGATATACGTGTTCGAGGCGTGTTGTTCACAGGTTCAACAGAAACAGCAAGAAATATAAATCAATTGCTTGCAAATAGACCTGGGCCAATTGTGCCCTTTGTTGCAGAAACGGGTGGACAAAATGCAATGATTGTTGATTCATCTGCATTGGCAGAGCAAGTAGTGAGCGATGTCATTACTTCTGCTTTTAAAAGCGCAGGTCAACGTTGTTCTGCACTACGTGTATTGTTTGTACAAGAAGACATTGCCGATAAGATTATTACGATGTTAAAAGGTGCCGTATTGCCTCATAGCAAAACCTAACCCAAGGGGTCGTTCGTTGCCTCATAACTAAAGTAACCGAGAACATTTAATTCAAAGACTTTTATTTTGTTAAAAGCAGATAAAAAACAAACAGTAAGCTCGAGGCCGTTGCTGAATAGATATGCAATATTCATCTTTCTTCTCCTTAGAGTCGTTGCCTCACATTTGAACTAACTTTTATGTGCTTAAATATTTCAACCAATTTTGTTTCTATTATTTTCTTAAGTGTAAACGGATTAAGGGTTGCATGAATAGCCTGTAGTTTTTCTTTTGTGGTATCTGCAACAGAATCTGACTCTAATACCCGCTCATAAGGCGTTTTTGCAGGTTCATATTGTTTCTTGTATTTAGCGCCAATACGCTCTTTGCTTTTTAGCTTCATCGATGGCATGAAGTGATTTTGAAGCAGGCTCCATTCGTTTCGGTATAAATCATTCATCAAAACAACCGTTTTCTTTTTGTCTAGCCTGTCATACCCAAATAGGTTTCGCACATGCGTCCAATTTTTCTGTTCTACATGAGCATTATCATTCTTTTTATAGGGGCGTGAACGTGTAAACTGAACAGGCTTTTCTCTTTTAGTAAAATAATCATGTAATGCATGATTAATAAACTCACCGCCGTTATCACAATCAAACCCTAAAACCTCAAAGGGTAAAACCTTTTCTATATCACTGATACGTTCATAAACAAGGCCACCTTCTTTATTCCACATGGCTCGATTTTCTGTCCAACCTGTAAAAATATCTGTAACGGTTAGACTCCAAGCAAAACGACCAGCAACACTATCGCCACAGTGCGCAACAGTGTCTGCTTCCACATAACCTGGCCGTGTTATATCCCAATGACTAAATTGTATTTGTATATGAGATTTTAATAATGAGCCAGGTTTGGTTGCACAGCGTCCTTTAAGTTTGTTTGTCGCTCGTATAGGCTTTAGTAAGCGATCGATAGTAGCAGGGCTAATTGATAATAGCCGGTGCCTTATTTCAGGTGCTAGAGAGCCATAGGTTGACTCATAGCTTGGCAGCCAGAGTTTAATGATGGGTTTTAGCCTTTTGCCACAGGGTTGGTCGGCGGTAAACCAAATCTGCTTTAATGGCTCTAAGAGGGCGGGTTTATCATACACTGGTTTTAATCCCGCTCTCTTTTTTTCCTTAACTGGTTTCTTCTTTAGTAGCTGAATCGCATATTTTCTATTGTATCCACATACAGCACAAAACTCATTGAGTATTGCACTCTTTTTTGACCTATCAGCATTCACGTATCGCAACAAAATCGCTTGAAGATAGCTCTTTTTTTCTTGATACCCCATATGTGTAACCTCCTGTTCCCTGGTTACTTTTAATATGAGGCAACGAAGCCTACTTTGCGTTCATAGAGTTAGATTTAATTTGAGGCAATTCGGGTGCCACACAAGAGCTTGTGGTGGGCAATCCTGTGGATTTTACAACGGATATTGGGCCTGTTATTAGCAGTTCTGCAAAAGATGAATTGTTAGTACATGCGATGAAGATGGACAAGCTTGGTAAAAAAATATGTGAAGCTAAACTTTCTGATGGGCAGGTTGGTTGCTACTTTGCGCCTCGTGCTTATGAAATCAAAAGTATGGATGTATTAGAGAATGAAGTATTTGGACCCGTGTTGCACGTCATTCGTTTTAAAGGTCGAGACCTAGATAAAGTCATCCACTCAATCAATAAAACTGGGTTTGGTTTAACGCTTGGCATTCATAGTCGTATTGATGAAACAATTGATTATATTATTGCACGCGTTAATGTTGGCAATATTTATGTAAATCGCAATATGATTGGTGCCGTTGTCGGTGTTCAACCTTTTGGTGGTGAAGGCTTGTCTGGAACAGGCCCTAAAGCAGGGGGACCTCATTATTTGATTCGTTTATCAACAGAACGCACTTTATCTGTGAACACAACTGCGTCAGGTGGTAATGCTTCTTTAATGTCTTTGTGCGATAACGATTCATAGGGGGGGGGCCCATGCCCTTCTCCTCCAGGCACCTCCAGCACACCTCCAGGACAGCCACATTAAGTTGTTAAGTTGCTT is part of the Candidatus Berkiella cookevillensis genome and harbors:
- the putA gene encoding bifunctional proline dehydrogenase/L-glutamate gamma-semialdehyde dehydrogenase PutA translates to MSNSEFEIIANLEQTKRLDQLYRQDEEQLVNELLEKAAINNMDMRSIQEEAIQLVTELRKQRTTKGGLDAFMFQYDLSSEEGIALMCLAEALLRIPDKENIDKLIRDKLVSANWGAHLGKSHSLFVNAATWALMLTGKMIAQPHHESFTDHGKGLTSALKKLATKGGEPIVRQAISQAMKILGKQFVMGRSIQEALKRARDKEAMGYRYSYDMLGEAAFTADDAKRYLDAYVCAIEAIGEESAGKGPFVGPGISIKLSALHPRYELSKTKRVETELLASMNKLILLAKEKNIGLTIDAEESYRLMPSLRLLEKILASGIAKGWDGLGLAVQAYQKRALAVIDHLKFLSDKYDQKLCVRLVKGAYWDTEIKLTQVQGLEDYPVFTRKVTTDVNYIACVKKLCEYKDSFFLQFATHNALTVSIVKHLCKQHHVEHYEYQCLHGMGDPLYDQIVSQKPCRVYAPVGSHEDLLAYLVRRLLENGANSSFVNRIANDELPLESIIQSPMEKLKSYSSKRHPNIPLPKNLFGEQRLNSKGLDLAQPKAFYPVLKEIELLANKMHFAQPTFLESKNPSAVKCYSPIDARHCLGEIVQATPESIGLAVDKADEAYQKWRFSDAATRSHLLNQTADLLENNRTELLALLMYEGGKILDDAVSELREAVDFCRYYAQEALKHHQATTLRGPTGELNQLSLHGRGIIACISPWNFPLAIFIGQVTAALASGNCVIAKPAAQTTLIAQRAIDFLHQAGFAKAVVQLLPTSGHLVSEHLLKDIRVRGVLFTGSTETARNINQLLANRPGPIVPFVAETGGQNAMIVDSSALAEQVVSDVITSAFKSAGQRCSALRVLFVQEDIADKIITMLKGAVLPHSKT
- a CDS encoding transposase family protein, which produces MGYQEKKSYLQAILLRYVNADRSKKSAILNEFCAVCGYNRKYAIQLLKKKPVKEKKRAGLKPVYDKPALLEPLKQIWFTADQPCGKRLKPIIKLWLPSYESTYGSLAPEIRHRLLSISPATIDRLLKPIRATNKLKGRCATKPGSLLKSHIQIQFSHWDITRPGYVEADTVAHCGDSVAGRFAWSLTVTDIFTGWTENRAMWNKEGGLVYERISDIEKVLPFEVLGFDCDNGGEFINHALHDYFTKREKPVQFTRSRPYKKNDNAHVEQKNWTHVRNLFGYDRLDKKKTVVLMNDLYRNEWSLLQNHFMPSMKLKSKERIGAKYKKQYEPAKTPYERVLESDSVADTTKEKLQAIHATLNPFTLKKIIETKLVEIFKHIKVSSNVRQRL